From Clostridium sp. SY8519:
CTGATAGAGCTTTACATACCGAAATACTTCTTCGCTCACGCGGCGTTGCTGCATCAGGGTTTCCCCCATTGTGCAATATTCCCCACTGCTGCCTCCCGTAGGAGTCTGGGCCGTGTCTCAGTCCCAATGTGGCCGTTCACCCTCTCAGGCCGGCTACTGATCGTCGCCTTGGTGGGCCGTTACCCCGCCAACTAACTAATCAGACGCGGATCCATCTCAAACCACCGGAGTTTTTCACACGGCACCATGCGGTGCTGTGCGCTTATGCGGTATTAGCAGCCGTTTCCGGCTGTTATCCCCCTGTTTGAGGCAGGTTATCCACGCGTTACTCACCCGTCCGCCACTCAGTCACAATTTCTTCATTTCCGAAGAAAATCTGAAAAAGTGCTTCGTTCGACTTGCATGTGTTAGGCACGCCGCCAGCGTTCATCCTGAGCCAGGATCAAACTCTCATAAAAAAGTTTGCGCTCAGAAATCAGTCTGGCTGATCTCTTCGCTACCGTTAAACATTTACTGTTTTTGGTTGCGCAATCAAGTTGATTGCTTCGTTCTTAAAAGTGAAGATTTTCATCTTCGTATTCTCAATGAATCTTTCAAGGTTGTTTCACTGTTCAGTTATCAAGGTGCTTGCTGCCTTTCCGTTTGCGGCGGCAACTCTGATAGAATATCATGTCCGGGCCGCTTTGTCAAGGACTTTCTTAACTTTTTTTCGGAACCTCCTCCGCCGGAAGCAATTCCTTGCTTGTCACAGCTTATCTAGCTTATCACAGCGATATCTGTTTGTCAAGCATTTCTTTTTCCTCTGCCGGATCACGGTCAGGTGCCAGGCTTTGGAAGCGCCGCGTTTTTCGCGAGTGCCTGACTATAGTACCACCGAAGCCGGAGGCTGTCAACAGGTTTTTTAACTTTTCTTTGTTTTTGCTCTGTTTTCTTTCCTTCTTCCTTCATCTGTTTCCTGTATCCCTGCCCTTTTTGCTCTGCTGCGCCTTTTCGCTGCATTTCCCTTTTTGGGTTCCGGTATTTTCTCTTTCCATTTCCTGTCAGAAAAGATATAATGAATTTGTAACTGATAGAACGTGTACTATTTATATCCTAAACGAAAGGAGAATTTTCTTATGAAGCTTTTTCGATGCTCTCATTGCGGCAATATCATTGCCATGGTAGAAGACTCCGGTGTTCCGGTTGTATGCTGCGGAGAAAAAATGCAGGAACTGGTTCCTAACACCACCGACGCTGCCCAGGAAAAACATGTCCCGGTCATCACCGTGGAAGGGCAGAAAGTGACTGTTACCGTCGGCTCTGTGGCACATCCGATGGAAGAAGCCCATCACATTTCCTGGATTATCCTGGAGACCGCTCAGGGCAGACAGCGCAAAGAGCTGAAACCGGGCGACGCGCCTACTGCTGTATTCATGCTCACCGATGACGACAAACCGCTGGCAGCTTACGAATACTGCAACCTGCACGGGTTCTGGAAAGCAGATGTCTGAATCCAGGCATCGGTTCCCTGACCTCTGACAAAAAGAGACCGGAAGCGGATATCCCTCTTCCCGGGTGCTGTGCGAACTTATTGCATCCGGGCCGTCGGCCATCCTCTTCCGGTCATTTTTCTGTGCCGGTTTTCTTATTCCGGCATCCCGTGCCCCCGTTTCTTCTTTTCCGGTCTTTTCTTCCAATCTATTCTTCCGGCTTTTCTTCTGTGCAGATATTCTCGTGCAGCACGCGGGCCGGATTCCCTGCCGCCACCACATGATCCGGAATATCCCGGGTCACCACGGATCCGGCTCCGATGATCACATTATCTCCTATGGTCACCCCGGGCAGTATCGTCACATGTCCGCCGATCCACACGTTATTCCCGATGCGTACCGGTCTGCCGGTCATATAATCTCTGGCACGCAGCTCCGGATCCCTGTGATGCACCGCGGTATATATTCCGCACTGCGGGCCGATCAGGCAGTTATCGCCGATACGAATTTCAGCCACATCCAGGAACACACAGTCAAAATTAACGAAAAATTTCTTCCCCACATGAAGATTAAATCCGTAATCGCAGTAAAACGGCGGTTTAATGAAAATATCATCCCCGCAGGTACCAAAAATCTCTTTCAAAATCTTTCTGCGCGTCTCCGGCTCTTCTTCACTGGTGCGATTATACGCGCTGCACAGGCTTCTGCAGTGCTTTTTCGCTCCATTTATCTCTTCTCCTGAATTGAAAAACCACTCTCCTGCCAGCATTTTCTCCATTTCACTTTTTCTGTCTGCCATAGTTCCTCCTTGCGCGCCGGCACGATCTCCCGCACACTCCTCCGGGCTTTCTCTGAGGCTTGCTTCCGTCATCGGATGCTTCTTCCGGCGCTTTTGCATAACACAGTATAAAAAAAATAACCCCTGACCGCAAGCAGTGTCTTTTGGAAACACTGTTTGTGATCAGGGGCATTACTCAGAAGTATTCTGTCTCATCCACGTCGGCCATTCCGGTCGATGCCGGCAAAAACACAGCCTACTCCGCTTCCGCCAGCAGATCGCTGACCAGCGCAGGAACCTGCGCAAAATCAGCTTCTTCCGGATTCCACAGAGACCGCACGTTTGCCTCCGATACCCGGAATCCCGCTTCTGCCAGCTTAGCCTGCAGCAGTTTTACGCTTTCTCCGCTCCAGCCGTAGCATCCGAAGGCCGCTGCCTTCTTGTTCTTAAATTTCAGCTGTTTCAGGAACTCCAGCCATCCGGCAACAGAAGACAGATAACTGTTGGAAACCGTCGGGGATCCGACCGCTATCGCCTTCGATTTAAACACTTCTGTCATGACCTCATTTTTATCGGACTTGGCAATATTAAATACTTTCACCACTGTATCCGGACTCTGTCTGTGGATTTCATCCGCAATGGCATGGGCAATTTTTGCCGTGCCTTCCCACATGGTATCATAGGCCACCGTCACCTGGTTTTCCTGATAAGCATCCGCCCAGGCCGCGTATTTCTCCACGATCTGCATGGGATCGGTCCGCCAGATAGCTCCGTGGGAAGGGGCGATCATTTCAATATTCAGGCCAAATCCGCCGATCTCTTTGAGTTTTTTCGCCAGAATCGGCGCAAACGGATTCAGAATATTGGCAAAATACTTCATGGCTTCTTTGTTCAGCAGGCAGGAATCCGCCTTGTCGTTAAACAGTTCCTCCACTGCATAATGCTGGCCAAAGGCGTCATTGGAGAACAGAATATTGTCCCCGGTCAGGAAGGTTGCCATGGAATCCGGCCAGTGGAGCATCCGCATCTCCACAAACACCAGTTTCTTTCCGTTGCCGATGTCGATGCTGTCTCCTGTCTTTACCACATGGAAATCCCAGCCCCGTTTGCCATACTGTCCTTCGATGCTCTTTACCGCATTTGCCGTACAGTAAATGGGCGTGTCCGGAATCTCATCCATCAGCGCGGTAAGAGACCCGGAATGGTCACATTCCCCATGGTTTGCCACGATAAAATCGATCTTGTTCAAATCCACTTCTTTTTTCAGATTTTCCACAAAATCAAACCGGTGGGGAATCCATACGGTATCCACCAGCACAGTCTTCTCTTCTTCAATCAGATACGCGTTCTGGCTGGATCCGTTCAGGATCGAATAATCATCCCCGTGAAAGCTCTCCAGTTCCCAGTCCAGATATCCCACCCAGCTGACATTGCCTTTGACCTGTTTTCTCATGCCGTCTCTCCTCGCTTATGCCTCTTCAATGGCTCCTACCGGACATCCGTCCATTGCTTCTGCCGCAGCGTCTTCTTCTCCTGCAGGAACTTCTCCTTCGATGGCTACAGCCACACCTTCATCTGTCATGGAAAAAACTGCCGGGCAGGTGCCTGCGCACAGTCCGCATCCGATACAGTCTTCATTTACTCTGTACTTCATCATTTGCCTCCTTTGACTCAATAATGATACTAATGATTCTGCTCTATTCTGCGCGATTCCACCGGCGGTAGCTCTGTGAAGTGCCCTTACTCTGCGCCTTTCACTGCGGGACACCCGTGGTTTTCGCTGCACGGAACGAGGTTTGCGTTGCCGTTTCCCTTCGTTCTCATTCATCATACACAAACATTTCCCTTGATTCCGTATCTGCAGATACACTTTTTAGAATTTTTTTGTGTATAATAAAAATACAAGGAATCATGCCGCAAAGGAGGATCGGAAGCATGGATTATTTTTCACTAGAAAAAAGCGCGCTGTTTCGCGGATTTTCTGCCGCTGAACTCAGAACTGCCCTGGAATACGCGCCCCACCACATACAATGTTACGATAAGGAAGAGATTATCTTCGGCCAGCTGGAACGGGCCGACCGGCTCGGCATCGTCCTGGAGGGGCGGGTGCAGGCGCAGAAAGCTTTTCCAAACGGCAGCCAGATCAATGTCTCAATCCGCACGCCGGGTGAGATGCTGGGCCCCGCCGCAGTATTTTCAGCCAGCCGCAGATACCCCTGTGACGTCATCGCCCTGGAGCCGACAACCATCATGATGTTTCACCGAAAAGACTTCCTGCTTCTGATGCAGAAGGATCTGCGCATCCTGGAAAATTTTGTAACAGAAAT
This genomic window contains:
- a CDS encoding sugar O-acetyltransferase, translated to MADRKSEMEKMLAGEWFFNSGEEINGAKKHCRSLCSAYNRTSEEEPETRRKILKEIFGTCGDDIFIKPPFYCDYGFNLHVGKKFFVNFDCVFLDVAEIRIGDNCLIGPQCGIYTAVHHRDPELRARDYMTGRPVRIGNNVWIGGHVTILPGVTIGDNVIIGAGSVVTRDIPDHVVAAGNPARVLHENICTEEKPEE
- a CDS encoding Crp/Fnr family transcriptional regulator: MDYFSLEKSALFRGFSAAELRTALEYAPHHIQCYDKEEIIFGQLERADRLGIVLEGRVQAQKAFPNGSQINVSIRTPGEMLGPAAVFSASRRYPCDVIALEPTTIMMFHRKDFLLLMQKDLRILENFVTEISSATYMLQQRLELFSYNGIAQKAAFWLLIQHRKSGKTVLPIPESVTKWAMLMNVSRPSLHRELKKMENAGLIRCSTHSIELLDPEGLQELLSR
- a CDS encoding ferredoxin is translated as MKYRVNEDCIGCGLCAGTCPAVFSMTDEGVAVAIEGEVPAGEEDAAAEAMDGCPVGAIEEA
- a CDS encoding desulfoferrodoxin family protein; this encodes MKLFRCSHCGNIIAMVEDSGVPVVCCGEKMQELVPNTTDAAQEKHVPVITVEGQKVTVTVGSVAHPMEEAHHISWIILETAQGRQRKELKPGDAPTAVFMLTDDDKPLAAYEYCNLHGFWKADV
- a CDS encoding flavodoxin domain-containing protein, which translates into the protein MRKQVKGNVSWVGYLDWELESFHGDDYSILNGSSQNAYLIEEEKTVLVDTVWIPHRFDFVENLKKEVDLNKIDFIVANHGECDHSGSLTALMDEIPDTPIYCTANAVKSIEGQYGKRGWDFHVVKTGDSIDIGNGKKLVFVEMRMLHWPDSMATFLTGDNILFSNDAFGQHYAVEELFNDKADSCLLNKEAMKYFANILNPFAPILAKKLKEIGGFGLNIEMIAPSHGAIWRTDPMQIVEKYAAWADAYQENQVTVAYDTMWEGTAKIAHAIADEIHRQSPDTVVKVFNIAKSDKNEVMTEVFKSKAIAVGSPTVSNSYLSSVAGWLEFLKQLKFKNKKAAAFGCYGWSGESVKLLQAKLAEAGFRVSEANVRSLWNPEEADFAQVPALVSDLLAEAE